From Magnetococcus sp. PR-3, one genomic window encodes:
- a CDS encoding alpha/beta hydrolase → MRLSLFALLLPLLASCAAAPDTRPLPNREVLEAFYTRGDQTQSYALTPVEQATAHVILMIGGKGTPQISSVGDDLGVRIVWGKNNFLVRERHRLAHHGFNVALLDGPSDHATDLRRGYRTSDAAIEDVQGVIEALKKKADLPVWLVGISRGSEMAAYVGQALDHRVAGVVLLSAMTEGDYKGKNVMEALDFDPIQKPVLVVHHMQDGCLKSRPEDIEPLFEILSRSGQAEIQWYKGGKEALDAPCQGRSKHGFYGIEEEVIGGIGRFIRLNAPKIAK, encoded by the coding sequence ATGCGACTTTCATTATTTGCCCTGCTGCTTCCTCTTTTAGCCTCCTGTGCAGCGGCGCCGGATACCCGCCCTTTGCCCAATCGTGAGGTGTTGGAAGCGTTTTATACCCGGGGTGATCAGACCCAAAGCTATGCGTTAACACCGGTCGAGCAAGCCACAGCTCACGTCATTTTAATGATTGGTGGCAAGGGAACACCACAAATTTCCAGTGTGGGCGACGATCTAGGGGTACGTATAGTCTGGGGCAAAAATAACTTCTTGGTTCGAGAGCGTCATCGCTTGGCGCATCATGGCTTTAATGTCGCCCTGTTGGATGGACCTTCAGATCATGCAACGGATCTGCGTCGGGGTTACCGTACCAGTGATGCCGCCATTGAGGATGTTCAGGGTGTGATTGAAGCCTTAAAGAAAAAAGCGGATCTTCCTGTATGGTTGGTAGGCATTAGCCGTGGCAGTGAGATGGCAGCCTATGTTGGGCAGGCGCTGGATCACCGTGTGGCTGGTGTTGTCTTGCTCTCCGCCATGACTGAAGGGGACTATAAAGGCAAAAATGTTATGGAGGCTTTGGATTTTGATCCCATTCAAAAGCCTGTTTTGGTGGTGCACCATATGCAGGATGGCTGTTTAAAAAGTCGACCTGAAGATATTGAGCCGCTCTTTGAAATTTTATCCCGCAGTGGTCAGGCTGAGATCCAGTGGTATAAAGGGGGTAAAGAGGCTTTAGATGCACCCTGTCAAGGACGCTCCAAGCATGGCTTTTATGGTATTGAAGAAGAGGTTATTGGGGGCATTGGTCGTTTTATCCGCCTAAATGCTCCCAAAATAGCTAAATAG
- the glmS gene encoding glutamine--fructose-6-phosphate transaminase (isomerizing) — translation MCGIIGVIGERNATPILIEGLRRLEYRGYDSAGIAVGYQGDLHLARAEGKLVNLESELSQTPRTGFLGIGHTRWATHGPPTIHNAHPHRSASVAVVHNGIIENYQELRQALTQVGVSFKSETDTEVIPHLIEQEMKADPDAKPEVAVRRAIHKLEGAFALGILIQGKEDLLIAARRGSPLIVGIGDGENFIGSDATPLVPYTRRMIYLHDDDMAVLTKDEVRLMDLEGQSVHRPIKVTQVSADVTEKWPYRHYMQKEIYEQPTAIGETLKELIHPADRTISISQNAAGLDLTQIEDVTIVACGTSWHAGLVAKYWIEQQAKVPVQVDIASEYRYRQPPMRKNGLMIVISQSGETADTLAAMRHAKAGGQKVLGIINVPESTIDREADASLHTHAGPEIGVASTKAFTTQLTALACFALAMGKAKGILSTKLEKQYVEELQQLPARVEQVLTHDESLEAIARELMHAGGFLFLGRGACFPIALEGALKLKEISYIHAEGYAAGEMKHGPIALIDEDLPVVVVAPQDELFEKVVSNVEEVKARGGRVVMITTRGEAEQRMPSDYTVPVVPCGNFVAPILYVIPLQMLAYHIAVLKGTDVDQPRNLAKSVTVE, via the coding sequence ATGTGCGGTATCATTGGTGTCATCGGCGAACGTAACGCCACCCCGATCCTGATCGAAGGACTACGACGGCTGGAATATCGTGGTTATGACTCTGCAGGTATTGCGGTGGGGTACCAGGGTGATCTGCATTTGGCCAGAGCTGAGGGCAAACTGGTTAATTTAGAATCAGAACTTTCCCAAACGCCCCGTACCGGTTTTTTGGGTATTGGGCATACCCGTTGGGCCACCCATGGTCCACCGACGATTCATAATGCGCACCCACACCGTTCCGCAAGCGTTGCGGTGGTTCATAATGGGATTATTGAAAACTATCAGGAGCTTAGGCAAGCATTGACGCAAGTAGGGGTCAGCTTTAAATCTGAAACCGATACAGAGGTCATACCCCACCTGATTGAACAGGAGATGAAAGCTGATCCTGATGCTAAGCCCGAAGTTGCGGTGCGTCGTGCCATCCACAAATTGGAAGGTGCTTTTGCTTTGGGTATATTAATCCAGGGTAAAGAGGATCTGCTGATAGCGGCCCGCCGGGGTAGCCCGCTGATTGTGGGTATTGGTGATGGTGAGAACTTTATTGGGTCTGACGCAACGCCCTTGGTACCTTATACCCGACGTATGATCTATCTGCATGATGACGATATGGCGGTATTAACCAAGGATGAAGTGCGGTTAATGGATCTGGAGGGACAATCGGTTCATCGCCCGATAAAAGTGACACAAGTCAGTGCCGATGTGACGGAAAAATGGCCCTATCGTCACTATATGCAAAAAGAGATCTATGAGCAGCCCACCGCCATTGGTGAGACCCTTAAAGAGCTAATCCATCCCGCAGACCGCACCATCTCCATAAGTCAAAATGCTGCAGGTTTGGATTTGACCCAGATTGAGGATGTGACCATTGTGGCATGTGGTACCTCGTGGCATGCGGGCTTGGTTGCCAAGTATTGGATTGAACAGCAGGCCAAAGTACCGGTACAGGTGGATATTGCCTCCGAATACCGTTACCGGCAGCCACCGATGCGTAAAAATGGGTTGATGATTGTCATCTCCCAAAGTGGCGAGACGGCAGATACCTTGGCGGCCATGCGTCATGCCAAGGCGGGTGGTCAAAAAGTGCTGGGTATTATCAATGTACCTGAGTCCACCATTGATCGTGAAGCAGATGCCAGTTTACATACCCATGCAGGACCGGAAATTGGGGTGGCATCCACCAAAGCTTTTACCACACAGCTTACGGCATTGGCCTGTTTTGCGTTGGCTATGGGCAAAGCAAAAGGAATACTGAGTACTAAGTTAGAAAAGCAGTATGTCGAGGAGCTTCAGCAGTTACCTGCCCGTGTTGAGCAGGTATTGACCCATGATGAATCCTTGGAAGCCATTGCCCGTGAGCTGATGCATGCTGGCGGCTTTTTATTCCTGGGGCGGGGGGCCTGTTTCCCCATCGCCTTAGAAGGGGCACTTAAACTGAAAGAGATCTCCTATATTCATGCCGAAGGCTATGCGGCTGGAGAGATGAAGCATGGTCCTATTGCCTTGATAGATGAAGATCTTCCCGTGGTTGTGGTTGCACCCCAAGATGAGCTGTTTGAAAAAGTGGTAAGCAATGTTGAAGAGGTTAAAGCCCGAGGTGGCCGCGTGGTGATGATCACAACTCGGGGTGAAGCTGAGCAACGTATGCCTTCCGATTATACCGTGCCTGTGGTGCCGTGTGGTAACTTTGTGGCCCCCATTCTATATGTGATCCCACTACAGATGCTGGCGTACCATATTGCTGTTCTTAAAGGTACCGATGTCGATCAACCTCGTAACCTGGCAAAAAGTGTCACGGTGGAGTAG
- the glmU gene encoding bifunctional UDP-N-acetylglucosamine diphosphorylase/glucosamine-1-phosphate N-acetyltransferase GlmU: MSQQSAVLILAAGKGTRMRSKLPKVLHPIAEKPLLGHVLDAARALNPSRLVVVIGHEGDQIRQALDADDITWVEQSPQLGTGHAVQCAMPHLDGLKNHHLLILNGDVPLIRTETLKQCLESHSQSKRGVTVLSCLQHPPTGYGRIVRDDVGGLERIVEEKDADPEVRKIEEINSGTYCVSLDGLPGWLSKLSNDNAQGEYYLTDIIALANAERDETHKHSGSGAHCHSDGHELAGINNRVQLAAMAATYRNRVVEKHMLAGVTFVDPSSCWVASDVTIGQDTIVAPHVILGPGVHIGEDCSIGAFTEMRHTQIGHQVEVLSFCHFDQAQVADGCTLGPYARLRPGSVLESKAKVGNFCEVKKSLIREGAKVNHLTYIGDADIGRRVNVGAGTITCNYDGVNKHKTVLGDDVFIGSDTQLVAPVNVGQGAFVGAGSTVTKDVPEGALALTRAKQTNYEGWAEKRRQSLKKK, from the coding sequence ATGTCCCAACAATCGGCTGTGCTCATTCTCGCTGCGGGTAAAGGTACCCGGATGCGTTCAAAACTTCCTAAAGTTCTGCACCCTATTGCAGAAAAGCCCTTATTAGGTCATGTGTTGGATGCTGCGCGGGCTCTTAATCCCAGCCGGTTGGTGGTGGTGATTGGTCATGAGGGGGACCAAATTCGTCAAGCGTTGGATGCAGATGATATTACCTGGGTGGAACAGTCGCCTCAGTTAGGCACGGGCCATGCCGTTCAATGTGCCATGCCCCATCTGGATGGGTTGAAAAATCATCATTTGTTGATTCTAAATGGGGATGTTCCCCTCATACGTACCGAAACCCTTAAACAGTGTTTAGAGAGCCACAGCCAGAGTAAACGTGGGGTGACGGTACTCTCTTGTTTACAGCATCCTCCGACAGGTTATGGACGTATTGTGCGGGATGATGTTGGGGGATTGGAACGTATTGTTGAAGAGAAAGATGCCGATCCTGAAGTTCGAAAAATTGAAGAGATTAATTCCGGTACTTACTGCGTCAGTTTAGATGGGCTACCTGGCTGGTTGTCCAAACTCTCCAATGACAATGCTCAAGGGGAGTACTATCTGACAGATATTATTGCCCTGGCCAACGCTGAACGGGATGAGACCCATAAACATAGCGGTAGCGGAGCGCACTGTCACAGTGATGGCCATGAACTGGCAGGTATTAATAATCGTGTGCAGTTAGCTGCAATGGCGGCTACGTACCGGAACCGCGTGGTAGAAAAGCATATGCTGGCAGGGGTAACCTTTGTTGACCCCAGTTCCTGTTGGGTTGCGTCGGATGTGACCATTGGACAGGACACCATTGTTGCGCCCCATGTTATTTTGGGCCCTGGTGTGCATATTGGAGAAGATTGTAGCATTGGGGCTTTTACTGAAATGCGCCATACGCAGATCGGTCATCAGGTAGAGGTCTTATCTTTTTGCCATTTTGATCAAGCTCAGGTCGCGGATGGTTGTACCCTTGGTCCCTACGCTCGGTTGCGGCCAGGGAGTGTCTTGGAATCCAAAGCCAAGGTGGGTAACTTCTGTGAAGTTAAAAAATCTCTGATTCGTGAAGGGGCTAAGGTGAATCACCTTACCTACATTGGCGATGCTGATATTGGTCGACGTGTTAACGTAGGGGCTGGAACCATTACCTGTAACTATGACGGGGTTAATAAACATAAAACCGTGCTGGGAGATGATGTATTTATTGGCTCAGATACCCAGTTGGTGGCCCCGGTCAATGTTGGGCAAGGTGCGTTTGTTGGGGCCGGTTCTACGGTGACCAAGGATGTTCCAGAAGGGGCTTTAGCACTGACCCGTGCCAAGCAGACCAACTATGAAGGTTGGGCAGAGAAGCGTCGTCAGAGTCTCAAAAAAAAGTAA
- the atpC gene encoding ATP synthase F1 subunit epsilon, with the protein MGVTVDLEVVTPEKLLLSETVQLVTVPGAEGYFGVLGGHVSMLSSVRSGVVRLGQGDDAQHLAISKGFAEVRPDRVTLLVDHAVFGKDVDITEASSARDKAQDELDGTPIESEEYKQLADKLAFANAQLAAKEGELF; encoded by the coding sequence ATGGGCGTTACCGTTGATCTTGAGGTGGTTACACCTGAGAAACTGTTGCTCTCCGAAACGGTACAGCTGGTTACCGTTCCAGGTGCCGAAGGCTATTTCGGTGTTCTGGGTGGTCACGTATCCATGCTCTCTTCTGTACGAAGCGGTGTTGTGCGTCTTGGCCAAGGTGATGATGCTCAGCATCTGGCGATCTCCAAAGGGTTTGCTGAAGTACGCCCTGACCGAGTGACCCTGTTGGTGGATCATGCTGTATTTGGTAAAGATGTGGATATCACTGAGGCTTCCAGCGCACGTGATAAAGCGCAGGATGAACTTGATGGTACACCCATTGAGAGTGAAGAGTATAAGCAACTTGCTGATAAGCTTGCCTTTGCCAATGCGCAGTTAGCGGCGAAAGAAGGCGAACTGTTTTAA
- the atpD gene encoding F0F1 ATP synthase subunit beta has protein sequence MSEARTGQVVQVVGPVVDVRFEGEMPSILNALHMERNDERLVLEVATHLGEGTVRAIAMDSTDGVVRGMEVTDTGAAIQVPVGRQTLGRILNVVGEPQDEKGPVETEEYLPIHRPAPAFAEQATSAEILETGIKVIDLLAPYAKGGKVGLFGGAGVGKTVLIMELINNVAQEHGGYSVFAGVGERTREGNDLYHEMAESGVIDPDNWEKSKAALIYGQMNEPPGARARVALTGLTIAEYFRDLGGQDVLFFVDNIFRFTQAGAEVSALLGRIPSAVGYQPTLGTDMGALQERITTTKTGSITSVQAVYVPADDLTDPAPATTFSHLDATTVLNRAISEMGIYPAVDPLDSTSRVLDPMVVGDEHYQTAREVQRILQTYKSLQDIIAILGMDELSEDDKLVVNRARKIQRFLSQPFHVAEVFTGMKGVYVPVKKTVQGFKELCEGKYDDVSEAAFYMVSDIDAAMEKAEKLKAES, from the coding sequence ATGAGCGAAGCACGCACTGGACAAGTTGTACAGGTGGTCGGACCGGTTGTGGACGTCCGCTTCGAAGGTGAAATGCCTTCCATTCTTAACGCACTTCATATGGAGCGCAACGACGAGCGGTTGGTTCTAGAAGTTGCGACTCACCTTGGTGAAGGTACGGTTCGTGCCATCGCTATGGACAGCACTGATGGTGTGGTCCGTGGTATGGAAGTAACCGATACCGGTGCTGCCATTCAGGTTCCTGTTGGTCGTCAGACCTTGGGTCGTATCCTGAACGTGGTTGGTGAGCCCCAGGACGAAAAAGGTCCTGTTGAGACTGAAGAGTATCTGCCTATTCACCGTCCTGCGCCTGCTTTTGCTGAGCAGGCTACCAGTGCTGAGATCCTTGAGACCGGCATTAAGGTAATCGACCTTCTCGCCCCTTATGCAAAGGGTGGTAAGGTTGGTCTGTTTGGTGGTGCGGGTGTGGGTAAGACCGTTTTGATCATGGAATTGATCAACAACGTTGCTCAGGAGCATGGTGGTTACTCGGTATTCGCTGGTGTTGGTGAGCGTACCCGTGAAGGTAACGACCTCTACCACGAGATGGCAGAATCCGGTGTTATCGACCCTGATAACTGGGAAAAGTCCAAAGCTGCTCTGATCTACGGTCAGATGAACGAACCACCAGGGGCCCGTGCTCGTGTGGCGTTGACCGGTTTGACCATTGCTGAATATTTCCGTGATCTTGGCGGCCAGGATGTGCTGTTCTTCGTGGACAACATCTTCCGCTTCACCCAGGCTGGTGCTGAGGTATCTGCACTGCTGGGTCGTATTCCTTCTGCGGTGGGTTATCAGCCTACTCTGGGTACCGACATGGGTGCCTTGCAGGAGCGGATCACCACCACCAAGACAGGTTCGATCACTTCCGTTCAGGCCGTTTACGTTCCTGCGGATGACTTGACTGACCCTGCACCTGCAACCACCTTCTCTCACTTGGATGCAACCACGGTGCTTAACCGTGCGATTTCTGAGATGGGTATCTACCCGGCTGTGGATCCTCTGGATTCTACTTCCCGCGTACTGGATCCCATGGTTGTTGGTGATGAGCACTACCAGACTGCCCGTGAAGTACAGCGTATCCTGCAGACCTACAAGTCCTTGCAAGATATCATTGCCATCCTCGGTATGGACGAACTGTCCGAAGATGACAAGCTGGTTGTGAACCGCGCACGTAAGATTCAGCGTTTCCTCTCCCAGCCTTTCCACGTGGCTGAAGTATTCACCGGTATGAAGGGTGTATACGTTCCTGTTAAGAAGACCGTTCAAGGCTTTAAAGAGCTTTGCGAAGGTAAGTATGACGATGTTTCCGAAGCGGCCTTCTACATGGTCAGCGACATCGATGCTGCCATGGAAAAAGCTGAGAAGCTGAAAGCGGAAAGCTAA
- a CDS encoding F0F1 ATP synthase subunit gamma, with protein MANLKALKVRIGSVKNTRQITKAMKMVAAAKLRRATEQAESARPYSQRMSRMMQSLAPAAAGRDNAPELLVGRGDAQKINLIVFTADRGLCGGFNSSIIRATRTRVAELESEGFQVSLTFIGRKGYDVLKRMYGDRVRKVYTEMSRHMSFEYVEKNIVEDLIKDFMDGEFDACYLVFNHFKSAMTQELTWAQSIPQPIEEGADEDDAGYMYEPDEEALLEDLLPRNLAIQIFQALAESEASEHGARMTAMDNAVRNAGDMIKSLQTKYNRSRQAAITTELIEIISGAESLKG; from the coding sequence ATGGCTAACTTAAAAGCCCTAAAAGTACGGATCGGATCCGTCAAAAATACCCGGCAGATCACCAAGGCTATGAAAATGGTTGCAGCAGCTAAGCTGCGTCGCGCAACCGAACAGGCCGAGTCGGCCCGTCCTTACAGTCAGCGCATGAGCCGGATGATGCAATCTCTGGCTCCTGCCGCTGCTGGACGGGACAACGCCCCTGAGTTGTTGGTGGGGCGTGGTGATGCGCAAAAGATTAATCTGATTGTTTTCACCGCCGACCGTGGTCTCTGTGGTGGTTTCAACAGTTCGATCATCCGCGCAACCCGCACCCGTGTAGCGGAACTGGAAAGCGAAGGCTTTCAAGTTTCTCTGACCTTCATCGGACGTAAAGGGTACGACGTACTCAAGCGTATGTATGGAGATCGGGTGCGTAAGGTCTATACTGAGATGTCTCGCCACATGAGTTTTGAGTATGTGGAAAAGAACATCGTTGAAGACCTGATCAAAGATTTCATGGATGGTGAATTTGACGCCTGTTACTTGGTGTTCAATCACTTTAAATCAGCCATGACTCAGGAGTTAACCTGGGCACAATCCATTCCTCAGCCTATTGAAGAAGGGGCTGATGAGGACGATGCTGGTTATATGTATGAGCCGGATGAAGAGGCGTTGTTGGAAGATCTGCTGCCTCGTAACCTGGCCATTCAAATTTTCCAGGCATTGGCTGAATCTGAAGCTTCTGAGCATGGTGCCCGTATGACCGCGATGGACAATGCGGTGCGTAACGCGGGTGATATGATCAAGAGCCTGCAAACCAAATACAACCGTTCCCGACAGGCGGCCATTACTACTGAGCTCATTGAGATCATCAGTGGTGCTGAGTCCCTGAAAGGTTGA
- the atpA gene encoding F0F1 ATP synthase subunit alpha — protein sequence MQVSVAEISGILKKQIAEYGKEAEVSEVGEVIAVGDGIARAYGLDNVMAGEMVEFEDGTQGMALNLEEDNVGIVIFGDGLSVKEGTVVKRTGRIVDVPVGKGMLGRVTDGLGNPIDDKGPLETTERRLAEVKAPGIIPRQSVNEPLHTGIKALDGLVPIGRGQRELIIGDRQTGKTAVAIDTIINQKRTHETDAPVYCIYVAIGQKRSTVAQVVETLEKNGAMAYTTVVSATASDPAPMQYLSAYTGCAMGEYFRDNGMHALIVYDDLSKQATAYRQMSLILRRPPGREAYPGDVFYIHSRLLERAAKLNAENGGGSLTALPIIETQDGDVAAYIPTNVISITDGQIFLETDLFYSGIRPAISVGLSVSRVGGSAQVKATKQVAGTLRLDLAQYREMAAFAQFGSDLDASTQKLLHRGKRLMELLKQGQYKPLSMEEQVASIFAGTKGYLDDVEAGDVVKAEAEILKQMHAKHQDILDAIRTNGKLDKDLEAKLGDALTGIIKEFLA from the coding sequence ATGCAAGTCAGCGTCGCGGAAATCAGCGGTATCCTGAAGAAACAGATCGCCGAGTACGGTAAAGAGGCAGAAGTCTCTGAAGTCGGCGAAGTTATCGCGGTGGGTGATGGTATCGCCCGTGCTTATGGTCTTGACAATGTCATGGCCGGCGAAATGGTAGAATTCGAAGACGGAACTCAGGGCATGGCTCTGAACCTCGAAGAAGATAACGTTGGTATCGTTATCTTTGGCGATGGTCTCTCCGTTAAAGAAGGTACCGTCGTTAAGCGTACAGGCCGTATTGTGGATGTACCTGTGGGCAAAGGCATGCTCGGTCGTGTGACCGACGGTCTGGGCAACCCCATTGACGACAAGGGTCCGCTTGAGACCACTGAACGTCGTTTGGCGGAAGTCAAAGCTCCTGGCATTATTCCCCGTCAATCGGTGAATGAGCCCTTGCACACCGGTATTAAGGCGCTGGATGGTTTGGTGCCAATCGGTCGTGGTCAGCGTGAGTTGATCATTGGTGACCGTCAGACCGGTAAAACGGCTGTGGCCATCGATACGATCATCAACCAGAAGCGTACCCATGAGACCGATGCTCCTGTGTACTGCATCTATGTAGCCATTGGTCAGAAGCGTTCTACGGTTGCCCAGGTTGTTGAGACCTTGGAGAAGAACGGCGCCATGGCCTATACCACGGTTGTGTCGGCTACGGCTTCGGATCCAGCACCCATGCAGTACTTGTCAGCCTACACCGGCTGCGCCATGGGTGAGTACTTCCGTGACAATGGTATGCACGCTTTGATCGTCTATGATGATCTTTCCAAGCAGGCTACTGCGTATCGTCAGATGTCTCTGATTCTGCGTCGTCCTCCTGGTCGTGAAGCATACCCCGGTGACGTTTTCTACATTCACTCCCGTCTGCTTGAGCGTGCGGCTAAGTTGAATGCTGAAAATGGTGGTGGTTCCTTAACGGCTCTGCCCATCATCGAAACCCAAGATGGTGACGTGGCTGCCTACATCCCCACCAACGTGATCTCCATCACCGATGGTCAGATCTTCTTGGAAACCGACCTGTTCTACTCCGGTATTCGCCCTGCGATCTCTGTGGGTCTGTCGGTATCCCGTGTGGGTGGTTCTGCTCAGGTTAAAGCGACCAAACAGGTTGCAGGTACCCTGCGTCTGGATCTGGCTCAGTATCGTGAAATGGCTGCCTTTGCGCAGTTTGGTTCCGATCTGGATGCCTCCACCCAGAAACTGCTTCACCGTGGTAAGCGTTTGATGGAACTGCTTAAGCAGGGCCAGTACAAGCCGCTGTCCATGGAAGAACAGGTTGCTTCTATCTTCGCCGGTACCAAAGGTTACCTGGATGATGTTGAAGCGGGTGATGTGGTGAAGGCAGAAGCTGAGATTCTCAAGCAGATGCATGCCAAGCACCAGGATATCCTCGATGCCATCCGTACGAATGGTAAGCTGGATAAAGATCTGGAAGCTAAACTGGGTGACGCTCTTACCGGCATCATCAAAGAGTTTCTGGCCTAA
- the atpH gene encoding ATP synthase F1 subunit delta, whose product MHESTLAKRYATALAELASELNILDTVRDELSLFQSLLAETPEMALAMVDPTASKEDQQKLISTYLEHAKPNDMTANFLRLLIDKRRMALLPDVATAIQRVVDERAGRIQVKVETAKALTQTHLSKLEKSLADVTGKDVSVEVSEKPELLGGLVIRMGSVMLDDSLRNQLHRLKEIMKG is encoded by the coding sequence GTGCACGAAAGCACTTTAGCTAAACGATATGCAACCGCCCTGGCGGAGTTGGCCAGCGAGCTTAATATTCTGGATACCGTCCGGGATGAGCTCAGCCTTTTTCAAAGTCTCTTGGCAGAGACCCCGGAGATGGCTCTAGCAATGGTCGACCCAACCGCCTCCAAAGAGGATCAGCAAAAGCTGATTTCCACCTACCTGGAGCATGCCAAGCCCAACGATATGACGGCGAATTTCCTTCGTCTGCTTATCGATAAGCGCCGTATGGCTCTGCTGCCTGATGTAGCCACAGCTATTCAGCGCGTGGTGGATGAGCGTGCTGGCCGTATTCAGGTGAAGGTCGAGACAGCCAAAGCGTTGACTCAGACCCATCTGAGCAAGCTGGAAAAGTCTTTGGCCGATGTTACGGGCAAAGATGTTTCAGTAGAAGTAAGTGAAAAGCCCGAGCTGCTTGGCGGCTTGGTTATTCGTATGGGCAGCGTCATGTTGGATGACTCGCTGCGCAACCAGTTACACCGTCTCAAAGAGATCATGAAAGGATAA
- a CDS encoding FxsA family protein: MRALLPLFILFFIALEIYVIAWVGDEIGGWVTFASIIGTAVVGIALVKHEGIKTLIKLQKRADQGEVPAAQLVDGVLLLFAGLMLLLPGFVSDAVGFLLALPFTRIPLRVSMAGVVLSMAAKSKGWKQANHPQSGVVEGEFTREEEQRPNDRRLE; encoded by the coding sequence ATGCGTGCTTTGCTTCCCTTGTTTATCCTTTTTTTCATTGCGTTGGAGATCTATGTGATCGCCTGGGTAGGTGATGAAATAGGTGGGTGGGTAACCTTTGCGTCCATCATTGGTACCGCTGTCGTTGGCATTGCATTGGTCAAACATGAAGGCATAAAAACGCTGATCAAGCTTCAAAAGCGCGCGGATCAAGGTGAGGTACCGGCCGCTCAACTGGTAGATGGTGTTCTACTGCTCTTCGCAGGTTTAATGCTTTTACTGCCGGGTTTTGTCTCGGATGCCGTTGGTTTTTTACTGGCGCTACCTTTTACCCGCATTCCATTACGGGTCTCCATGGCCGGTGTTGTCTTGAGTATGGCCGCCAAAAGTAAAGGGTGGAAACAAGCAAACCATCCACAAAGTGGCGTGGTTGAAGGAGAGTTTACCCGTGAGGAAGAGCAGCGCCCTAATGATCGACGATTGGAGTAA
- a CDS encoding L-threonylcarbamoyladenylate synthase, with protein sequence MADTAHLYADEQLQQAVLTLAAGGVIAYPTETLYGLGVDPFNAEALRALITLKGRAEHKGLILLLPDPSFLSGLVGGITPVTQRLMDAFWPGPLTLVLPAQPHLDPLITGGTGMVAVRHSPSPYVQALLNKWRQPLVSSSANVSGSEASHWSPEQIMQHWQGRLGVVLPGPFDLQAKPSTVIRVDQEQVTLLRPGAIRQEQLAQITPIVDH encoded by the coding sequence ATGGCTGACACCGCCCACCTCTATGCCGATGAACAGCTGCAACAGGCTGTGCTGACGCTGGCGGCGGGTGGTGTCATCGCCTATCCCACCGAAACACTCTATGGTTTAGGGGTTGACCCTTTTAACGCCGAAGCCCTGCGGGCGTTAATTACCCTTAAGGGTCGGGCGGAGCATAAAGGTTTGATCCTGCTGCTGCCCGATCCCAGCTTTTTATCAGGCTTGGTGGGGGGCATAACCCCTGTCACCCAGAGATTGATGGATGCCTTTTGGCCTGGACCCCTTACCTTGGTTTTACCTGCGCAGCCCCATCTTGACCCACTCATAACCGGTGGTACCGGTATGGTCGCGGTGCGCCACTCTCCATCCCCATATGTTCAGGCATTATTGAATAAATGGCGCCAGCCTTTGGTCTCTTCCAGTGCCAATGTCAGTGGTAGTGAAGCCAGCCATTGGAGCCCTGAACAGATTATGCAGCACTGGCAAGGGCGTTTGGGTGTGGTATTGCCTGGCCCCTTTGATCTACAGGCCAAACCTTCCACCGTTATTCGTGTGGATCAAGAACAGGTCACGCTTTTAAGACCTGGCGCAATCCGCCAAGAACAATTGGCGCAGATTACTCCAATCGTCGATCATTAG
- the purE gene encoding 5-(carboxyamino)imidazole ribonucleotide mutase: protein MSNAPQIAILMGSDSDWDVMAEAGRVLKGFDISFEMIVTSAHRTPERTHAYAKSAAERGIKGFIIGAGAAAHLAGVVASETNLPVIGVPLSATDLKGMDALLATVQMPGGIPVATMAIGKAGAKNAGIFAAQMLALGDADLAAKLVTYRTDMAAAVAKKNESLQAKLADL, encoded by the coding sequence ATGAGTAATGCCCCACAAATCGCAATTTTAATGGGTTCTGACTCCGATTGGGACGTCATGGCGGAAGCTGGTCGTGTGCTCAAAGGATTTGATATCTCCTTTGAAATGATTGTGACCTCTGCCCACCGAACACCTGAACGAACCCATGCCTATGCCAAATCAGCGGCAGAGCGTGGTATCAAAGGGTTTATCATTGGTGCTGGTGCAGCGGCTCACCTCGCGGGTGTGGTAGCTTCTGAGACCAACCTGCCTGTGATTGGTGTGCCCCTGTCTGCCACAGACCTCAAAGGGATGGATGCCTTGTTGGCTACCGTTCAAATGCCAGGTGGTATTCCTGTGGCTACCATGGCCATCGGCAAAGCTGGTGCAAAGAATGCGGGTATTTTTGCAGCGCAAATGCTGGCCTTGGGTGATGCTGATCTGGCGGCAAAGCTGGTAACTTACCGTACGGATATGGCCGCTGCCGTGGCCAAGAAGAATGAGTCTCTGCAAGCCAAGTTGGCGGATCTGTAA